One segment of Rhodopirellula baltica SH 1 DNA contains the following:
- a CDS encoding FkbM family methyltransferase, giving the protein MANQIKQLKQTWRLCSSVANAFKGKIRTTLGIRKPTKTCQIPELKRIVDETFPEDERGVFVEVGAYDGERFSNTSWLADAGWRGLYVEPSKQFSRWCRLRHMLNRVTVLNVAAGNENTSATLQQIGSLSTMSQATFEEYDRIDWAKQQIAKECKQQQTEVLKLDKILADQKIPEAFDVLVVDVEGYEENVFSGFSLAQWKPKLIIVELCDIHPDFQDNLELVESAGRVRQTILAAGYREKYSDSINTVFEVDAASPCSESKDSRIAA; this is encoded by the coding sequence ATGGCGAATCAAATCAAACAGCTAAAACAGACCTGGCGGCTTTGCAGCTCGGTGGCAAACGCTTTCAAAGGCAAGATTCGCACGACACTCGGCATTCGCAAGCCAACCAAGACATGCCAGATCCCCGAACTCAAACGCATTGTCGACGAAACGTTTCCCGAAGACGAACGCGGTGTGTTTGTAGAAGTTGGTGCATATGACGGCGAACGATTCTCCAACACATCATGGCTTGCTGATGCCGGATGGCGGGGTTTGTATGTCGAACCGTCCAAGCAATTTTCACGGTGGTGCCGCCTCCGTCATATGCTCAACCGAGTGACCGTCCTCAATGTCGCCGCAGGAAACGAGAACACCAGCGCAACGCTTCAGCAAATCGGATCGCTCAGCACCATGAGCCAAGCGACGTTCGAAGAGTACGATCGAATCGATTGGGCCAAGCAACAAATTGCCAAAGAGTGCAAACAACAGCAAACAGAAGTTCTCAAACTCGACAAAATCCTTGCAGACCAAAAGATCCCAGAGGCATTTGATGTTCTCGTCGTTGATGTTGAAGGTTACGAAGAGAACGTCTTTTCTGGCTTCTCCCTCGCTCAATGGAAACCGAAGCTGATCATCGTCGAACTGTGCGACATCCACCCTGACTTCCAAGACAACTTGGAACTCGTCGAGTCAGCGGGCCGTGTTCGCCAAACGATTCTGGCGGCAGGGTATCGAGAAAAATACAGCGACAGTATCAACACGGTCTTTGAAGTTGACGCTGCGTCACCGTGCAGCGAATCGAAAGACAGCCGAATCGCAGCCTAG
- a CDS encoding glycosyl transferase: MEATIRSHISYFDEIVAVHNQCTDRSVEILESLQAEFGEEKLRVIHYTDRVYPPGSTGHIETPGDSPNSLVNYYNFSLAATRYQVATKLDDDHLAIGQATKEVTDSIRMLGSAFNEMHCFSGPNLLLNENGDLSVPLDDSISGGGDIGFFPVSEETYFTHDRRFERFHRGNLPRKFVGFLYWHLKYLKPDHGFGNYELDQNPNSRYAKRLKTVESDRASTLCVAELQRSVSPSVWRRFKAIVSTKDRLQNARDAAILSSFTDVSITEAVKASANWDLVTS, from the coding sequence TTGGAAGCCACGATCCGCAGCCATATCTCCTACTTTGATGAGATCGTTGCAGTGCACAATCAATGCACTGATCGTTCGGTGGAGATACTAGAAAGCTTGCAGGCGGAGTTTGGTGAAGAAAAACTGCGGGTGATTCACTACACCGACCGGGTATATCCACCGGGCAGCACCGGGCACATTGAAACTCCCGGTGATTCGCCGAACAGCTTGGTGAACTATTACAATTTTTCGCTCGCGGCTACCCGTTATCAGGTTGCTACGAAGCTAGATGACGATCATCTTGCGATTGGACAAGCAACAAAAGAAGTGACGGACTCGATACGAATGCTCGGTTCGGCGTTCAATGAAATGCATTGTTTCTCCGGGCCCAATCTTCTGTTGAATGAGAACGGCGATTTATCGGTGCCCTTGGATGATTCAATTTCGGGTGGGGGCGATATTGGTTTCTTTCCGGTTAGCGAAGAAACCTATTTCACACACGATCGTCGCTTCGAACGTTTTCATCGTGGAAACCTGCCTCGCAAGTTCGTCGGCTTTCTTTACTGGCATTTGAAGTACCTGAAGCCAGACCATGGCTTTGGGAACTACGAGCTCGACCAAAATCCGAACAGCCGCTACGCAAAGCGATTGAAGACGGTTGAGTCGGATCGAGCATCGACTTTATGTGTTGCAGAGTTGCAACGTTCAGTATCCCCGTCGGTTTGGCGACGCTTCAAAGCAATCGTCTCAACAAAGGATCGTCTTCAGAACGCTCGTGACGCAGCGATTCTAAGTAGCTTCACAGACGTCTCAATTACCGAAGCAGTTAAAGCCTCAGCCAACTGGGATCTCGTCACCAGCTGA
- a CDS encoding glycosyltransferase family 9 protein — translation MRILLSQTGDLSDCILTLPVACSLKEYFPDSHVTIAVGVEKADFLEQHSAIDEVVELPTRWNRSPRGIRSVKQKLNAQSFDVAIDCDESFVSAFVCQLSAAARRIGWDTMPRFAPRRRLLNELVTPVFHHVVDRRLELLAPLAIDRPQASFDWPVESADHRWAMRYRHRWAGQDLVMMDSGRVSSSVGWMFDRYAATARYLADRFQMHSIVTWRTFEERLKAEQIVACAGDAASLAPDMTLSLSAALSPLVRVVIAEDTPMLHASVAAGANVVGLYGPHNGAESPSARGPYQQHAMAIEANSRGGSPRREAINRIGVEHVCQWIDQLQTPAFAKAA, via the coding sequence ATGCGGATTCTGCTCAGCCAAACGGGTGATCTGTCTGACTGCATTTTGACGCTGCCGGTCGCTTGTTCGCTGAAAGAGTATTTCCCCGATTCGCATGTCACGATTGCGGTCGGCGTCGAAAAAGCGGACTTCTTGGAGCAGCATTCTGCAATCGATGAAGTCGTTGAACTGCCGACCCGCTGGAATCGGTCGCCACGAGGCATTCGCAGCGTCAAACAAAAGTTGAATGCGCAGTCATTCGACGTGGCAATTGATTGCGACGAGTCGTTTGTGTCCGCTTTCGTTTGTCAGTTGTCGGCCGCCGCACGCCGGATTGGCTGGGACACGATGCCACGATTCGCACCAAGACGCCGTCTACTCAATGAATTAGTGACACCTGTGTTTCACCACGTGGTCGATCGTCGGTTGGAACTTCTGGCACCGCTCGCGATCGATCGTCCGCAAGCCAGCTTTGACTGGCCAGTGGAGTCCGCCGATCACCGTTGGGCGATGCGATACCGCCACCGCTGGGCCGGGCAAGATCTGGTCATGATGGACTCCGGAAGAGTCTCGTCTTCGGTCGGATGGATGTTTGATCGCTATGCAGCGACGGCTCGCTATTTGGCGGACCGGTTTCAAATGCACTCTATCGTGACTTGGCGAACATTCGAAGAACGATTGAAGGCAGAGCAGATCGTAGCCTGCGCCGGGGACGCCGCTTCGCTGGCACCCGACATGACGCTATCATTGTCCGCAGCACTCAGTCCATTGGTCCGAGTGGTGATCGCGGAGGACACGCCGATGTTGCATGCTTCGGTCGCTGCTGGTGCTAACGTGGTTGGTTTGTATGGTCCACACAACGGAGCCGAGTCGCCTTCCGCACGCGGTCCGTACCAGCAACACGCAATGGCGATCGAAGCCAATTCTCGCGGTGGATCACCACGACGGGAAGCCATCAACCGGATCGGTGTCGAACACGTGTGCCAATGGATCGATCAACTTCAAACGCCCGCGTTCGCCAAGGCGGCTTAA
- a CDS encoding FkbM family methyltransferase, whose product MFNYLLKYARRKTDPISLLQQLTKGSSEYRTLVHVGAHLGQERTNYESKGYQKILWIEGSEEIHAKLADSLRQHDGPAEHSTACALLSDRDGEEIGLRCFSNNGMSNSIFAPAEQLTSRWPTVKETGEIEMQRSVSLDRLLANTPFANDCDVLVVDVQGAELLVLKGGLTTLSRVKAVVCEVSTVPYYEGGVLFKELNQFMESHGFHAMSTPRRHGDMLFMPKAAQSKLAA is encoded by the coding sequence ATGTTCAACTACCTGCTAAAATATGCTCGCCGCAAAACGGACCCGATTTCGCTGCTTCAACAGCTAACAAAGGGTAGCAGCGAATATCGCACTCTCGTTCACGTTGGTGCTCACCTGGGCCAAGAACGAACAAACTACGAGTCCAAAGGCTATCAGAAGATACTTTGGATCGAAGGTTCTGAAGAAATACACGCAAAGCTGGCTGACTCACTTCGCCAACACGACGGCCCTGCTGAACACAGCACCGCATGTGCCTTGCTGAGCGATCGCGATGGAGAGGAAATTGGCCTTCGATGTTTTAGCAATAACGGCATGTCGAATTCCATCTTTGCCCCTGCGGAACAGCTAACGAGTCGGTGGCCTACGGTAAAAGAAACCGGCGAAATCGAGATGCAACGCTCCGTCAGCCTCGATCGCCTTTTGGCGAATACTCCATTCGCCAACGACTGCGACGTTTTAGTTGTGGATGTCCAAGGTGCCGAACTACTCGTCCTCAAAGGCGGACTAACGACACTGAGTCGCGTCAAAGCGGTTGTCTGCGAAGTATCCACCGTGCCCTATTACGAGGGTGGCGTGCTGTTCAAAGAGTTGAACCAGTTCATGGAATCCCATGGATTCCATGCAATGTCCACGCCTCGTCGTCATGGCGACATGCTCTTCATGCCAAAAGCGGCTCAAAGCAAACTAGCTGCTTAG
- a CDS encoding aminoglycoside phosphotransferase family protein yields MRWFENVPEWPEGEDIDLLIDVADLHLADDLFVTNSREIPCDVYGTGPAKNACWKGLSYYPPYLAEEIIQSRTFHRDLCYIPNEEHYFLSLAYHALYHKGNASGLPWDDNEATQRQGKQNSDHDYADRLRAAAPAKFQNTSMTMEGLERLLTSQSWNPPVDTLRRYASLRPELAQFLPPAIDNQHGELIVVLFRQSAVDNQILDEAISLFRQKHRLEVIGQHELSAEAAQLASKHIRGGNWDEGPFPQSGGLPAVALALFDFHPIEPTPAEKEQYPYIQNRRVLFKKEIRRLLNKRLPKTQWSNCVHSSDDELEGLEYLEIIDSSFHTEVQNHVDHLRRSYKTPEPVIRSLRKPANRSKTELIQWNGQEAVRKTFRPSFKRFCDREIFIYQTLGPQLHTVPEVLEFSDYSFVLPKYENCLANLSLRKQGKLLKPYASQVLELLRATFALKRVIIDFHPGNLILTPGGDLYFVDFEFTQPLSDWPNSFMQSPDLVGLPSGFSGDRPSNLPQNGYTYDDFWKPIFQCSLETLIKQCKIDTSSAVMEKLSITDFKSGEQSTSSLREAG; encoded by the coding sequence TTGCGTTGGTTCGAAAATGTACCCGAATGGCCCGAAGGGGAAGACATCGATCTGTTGATTGATGTCGCTGACCTGCACTTGGCGGATGATCTATTTGTCACCAATAGCCGAGAAATCCCTTGCGACGTCTACGGTACTGGACCAGCCAAAAACGCATGTTGGAAAGGTTTGTCGTACTACCCTCCCTACCTTGCTGAAGAGATCATCCAATCTCGAACCTTCCACCGGGACCTCTGCTACATCCCGAACGAAGAGCATTACTTCCTATCGCTGGCGTACCATGCGCTCTACCACAAGGGCAACGCATCGGGTTTGCCGTGGGACGACAATGAGGCAACTCAGCGACAGGGCAAACAAAACAGCGACCACGACTACGCTGACCGCTTGCGGGCAGCCGCCCCAGCAAAGTTCCAAAACACATCGATGACGATGGAAGGTTTGGAGCGCCTGTTGACGAGCCAATCTTGGAATCCACCGGTGGATACATTGCGACGATATGCGTCACTCCGTCCGGAACTGGCCCAATTCCTTCCACCTGCGATCGACAACCAACATGGCGAACTCATCGTTGTGCTGTTTCGACAATCCGCAGTCGACAACCAGATTTTGGACGAAGCCATTTCGCTATTCCGCCAAAAGCATCGCCTAGAAGTCATTGGCCAACATGAGCTTTCCGCTGAAGCTGCCCAGCTAGCTTCAAAACACATCCGAGGCGGGAATTGGGATGAAGGCCCGTTCCCGCAGTCCGGTGGATTACCTGCCGTTGCATTGGCGTTGTTTGATTTTCACCCAATCGAACCCACGCCCGCTGAAAAGGAACAGTACCCCTACATACAAAACCGTCGTGTACTGTTCAAAAAGGAAATCCGACGACTGCTTAACAAGCGATTGCCCAAAACGCAGTGGAGCAATTGTGTGCATTCCAGCGATGACGAACTCGAAGGCCTGGAATACCTTGAAATCATCGACTCGTCGTTTCACACAGAAGTACAAAATCATGTCGACCACTTGCGTCGCAGCTACAAAACACCTGAACCAGTCATTCGATCGCTTCGCAAACCCGCCAACCGTTCGAAAACGGAACTCATCCAGTGGAACGGGCAAGAAGCCGTCCGAAAAACATTTCGCCCCAGTTTCAAACGGTTCTGCGATCGCGAAATATTCATCTACCAAACCTTGGGACCTCAATTACACACGGTCCCGGAAGTACTGGAATTCAGCGACTACAGCTTCGTGCTTCCAAAGTATGAAAATTGCTTGGCCAACTTGTCTCTTCGCAAACAAGGCAAACTGCTGAAACCTTACGCGAGCCAAGTTCTCGAATTGCTTCGAGCAACATTCGCGTTGAAACGCGTCATCATCGATTTCCATCCAGGCAATTTGATCCTGACACCAGGAGGCGATCTCTATTTCGTCGACTTTGAATTCACTCAGCCTCTTTCGGATTGGCCGAACTCATTCATGCAGTCGCCGGACCTCGTCGGTTTGCCATCCGGTTTCTCCGGGGACCGTCCCAGCAATTTGCCGCAGAACGGTTACACCTATGACGATTTCTGGAAGCCCATCTTCCAGTGCAGCTTAGAGACGCTCATCAAGCAATGCAAAATTGACACTTCATCCGCTGTCATGGAGAAACTGTCGATCACTGATTTCAAGTCAGGCGAGCAATCCACTTCATCGCTCCGCGAAGCCGGCTAG
- a CDS encoding glycosyltransferase family 2 protein, translating into MAIPTKPRISVIITTFNAPDELWLVLVGYQMQTERDFEILIADDGSDSRTAAVVERFRNSCDIETHHVWHENDGFRKCEILNRAIEQANSDYLLFTDGDCIPRPDFLAVHLREAEPKRFLSGTYNNLPESFKGLITEANVRSGLAFRLKWLRTNGLPFSSKCLRLVRNKTFTSVMNRLTTTRPTWNGCNVSGWKSDIEAVNGYDERMRYGGLDREIGLRMNNLGIRGKQIRFKAICLHVDHPRGYMNDEDLQRNLSIRNDTIRSKLTRTPYGIRRAA; encoded by the coding sequence ATGGCAATACCGACGAAACCTCGAATCAGCGTGATCATCACGACATTCAATGCCCCGGACGAGCTCTGGCTTGTACTGGTTGGCTACCAGATGCAGACAGAACGTGATTTCGAGATTCTGATCGCTGACGACGGATCCGATTCGAGAACGGCCGCCGTAGTCGAACGGTTCCGAAACTCTTGCGACATCGAAACTCATCATGTCTGGCATGAGAACGATGGCTTTCGCAAATGTGAAATCCTCAATCGCGCCATTGAGCAGGCCAATAGTGACTACTTGCTCTTCACCGACGGTGATTGCATCCCCAGACCAGATTTTCTTGCAGTCCATCTGCGTGAAGCTGAACCAAAACGATTTCTTTCAGGCACCTACAACAATTTGCCGGAATCGTTCAAAGGGTTGATTACCGAAGCCAATGTTCGGTCCGGTCTCGCATTCCGCCTCAAATGGCTTCGCACGAACGGCCTCCCGTTCAGTTCGAAGTGTCTCCGCCTGGTACGCAACAAGACCTTCACTTCGGTTATGAACCGCCTCACCACAACCCGGCCAACCTGGAATGGGTGCAACGTATCAGGCTGGAAATCAGATATCGAAGCTGTCAACGGATACGATGAACGAATGCGTTACGGAGGCCTGGATCGCGAAATCGGCTTGCGGATGAACAACCTAGGAATTCGCGGGAAGCAGATTCGATTCAAAGCCATTTGCTTGCACGTCGACCACCCGCGGGGTTACATGAATGACGAAGACCTTCAAAGGAACCTGTCTATTCGCAATGACACGATCCGCAGCAAGCTGACGCGAACACCCTATGGCATTCGGCGAGCCGCGTAA
- a CDS encoding FkbM family methyltransferase: protein MGIGAGAGVLNSGEAAVFPLLPRQSSEPLVVFDVGSNRGQFLNLARKSLAGRDFHIHCFEPGRKTFESLSSQATDSRVTLNNVAVGNCEESRTLYYDRCGSGMASLTKRELKHRGIQFDQFEEVSVTTIDRYCETHGIQGIDLLKLDIEGHELDALKGAEKTFSQNAIRFVTFEMGGCNIDTRTFFRDFWNFFTDQKMTLHRITPSGSLIEIRRYKETHEQFRTTNFVAIRQDR from the coding sequence ATGGGCATCGGAGCAGGTGCTGGAGTACTAAACAGTGGGGAGGCCGCGGTATTCCCATTGCTACCCCGACAATCGAGTGAACCTTTGGTTGTATTCGACGTGGGTTCGAATCGCGGACAGTTTTTGAACCTGGCACGTAAATCTTTGGCAGGCAGAGACTTCCACATCCATTGCTTTGAACCTGGCCGGAAGACTTTTGAATCACTTTCAAGTCAGGCGACTGATTCGAGGGTCACTCTCAACAACGTCGCGGTGGGAAATTGCGAAGAATCTCGCACACTGTATTACGACCGATGCGGGTCGGGCATGGCGTCACTGACCAAGCGGGAACTCAAACATCGAGGCATCCAGTTTGACCAATTCGAAGAAGTCTCTGTAACCACGATTGACCGCTACTGCGAAACGCACGGCATCCAAGGCATTGACTTGCTCAAATTGGACATCGAGGGGCATGAGTTAGATGCACTCAAGGGAGCCGAAAAAACATTCAGCCAGAACGCGATCCGGTTTGTCACGTTTGAAATGGGCGGTTGCAACATCGACACGCGAACTTTCTTCCGCGACTTCTGGAACTTCTTCACGGATCAGAAAATGACGTTGCATCGAATCACTCCATCCGGGAGCCTGATTGAAATTCGTCGTTACAAGGAAACTCACGAACAGTTTCGCACCACGAACTTCGTTGCCATTCGCCAAGATCGTTGA
- a CDS encoding ISAzo13 family transposase, whose amino-acid sequence MNELRAVIQDNTAGSPTVPGLKWTHLSVAEIVRELFQRGIKVANEVVSRLLGEMGFKTRQQVKSKTKAPSRDRDEQFEKIEKSIEDYKNTGDPVFSIDSKRKESLGEVHRSGDVIANQAAEVLDHDLPAYRDGEVTPHGIYDVQENTGHVTVTTGSDTGEFAVASFQRYWEEVGSVQHASAKRILLLCDCGGSNSYRSNTLKHHLQELSNELGLPIQVAHYPVHCSKYNPIERREFSHVERAFSGRIFSTASDVAEAAESTSTQTGLNVTTAELPEFQPVRKSGKRVPKPPNVEYDKDLPDYNYTFNPQ is encoded by the coding sequence ATGAATGAGTTGCGGGCAGTGATCCAAGACAATACTGCCGGTAGTCCCACCGTGCCTGGCTTGAAGTGGACGCATCTGTCGGTCGCTGAGATTGTCAGAGAATTGTTCCAGCGAGGAATCAAGGTTGCAAACGAAGTGGTTTCTCGTTTGCTCGGCGAGATGGGGTTCAAGACTCGCCAGCAGGTGAAATCAAAAACCAAGGCGCCAAGTCGCGACCGTGACGAGCAGTTTGAAAAGATCGAGAAGTCCATCGAGGACTACAAAAACACGGGAGATCCTGTGTTTAGCATTGATAGCAAACGAAAGGAATCGCTGGGTGAAGTCCACCGTAGCGGCGACGTGATTGCCAATCAGGCAGCGGAAGTTCTCGACCATGATCTACCAGCTTACCGTGATGGCGAAGTCACACCGCATGGGATCTACGACGTGCAAGAAAACACGGGGCACGTGACAGTGACCACAGGTAGCGACACCGGTGAATTCGCGGTGGCATCGTTTCAAAGGTACTGGGAAGAAGTTGGTTCGGTCCAGCACGCCTCGGCCAAGCGAATTCTCCTCTTGTGTGATTGTGGTGGCAGCAACAGCTACCGTTCAAACACGCTCAAGCACCATCTTCAGGAACTGTCCAATGAACTCGGGTTGCCGATTCAGGTGGCCCACTATCCGGTTCATTGCTCGAAATACAATCCGATTGAACGGCGAGAGTTTAGCCACGTCGAACGAGCGTTTTCAGGCCGAATTTTTTCAACAGCCTCGGACGTAGCAGAGGCTGCTGAATCAACATCCACCCAGACCGGGTTGAACGTCACCACAGCAGAACTCCCCGAATTCCAGCCTGTTCGCAAGAGCGGGAAAAGAGTGCCGAAACCACCGAACGTGGAATACGACAAAGATCTCCCCGACTACAACTACACGTTCAACCCACAGTAG
- a CDS encoding alpha-1,2-fucosyltransferase has product MATSAHLHLSDEKQTLDSKASDRDCATTEASASDKTCTISISGGLGNQMLQYAAGRALSIHHDCSLQLDLKFYSSKRHRSYELDAFPIQAHRSIKPSFFSQILSKIQSESKHVPTYQEQSKRFDPAFFNTEPPVKIRGYFFSEKYFSPYADQIRTELTPPIPPDQPARDMAIRLKECVSTSLHVRRGDYVTNANARQRFWCCTSEYFEAAIERLPTDSTVFVFSDDIEWAKQNIRSSRTTVYVNDELKKAGSPETGLRDLWLMTHAKSHIIANSSFSWWGAWLANSEANLTIAPKKWFNDPEIDDSDIVPSSWHRI; this is encoded by the coding sequence ATGGCCACATCAGCTCACCTCCATCTTTCCGATGAGAAGCAGACCCTCGACTCCAAGGCAAGCGATCGAGATTGCGCGACGACAGAAGCAAGCGCATCGGACAAGACTTGCACGATATCGATCAGTGGCGGGCTCGGCAATCAAATGCTGCAATACGCTGCGGGCCGAGCACTTTCGATTCACCATGACTGCTCGCTTCAACTCGACTTGAAATTCTATTCCAGCAAGCGGCATCGATCCTATGAGCTCGATGCGTTCCCGATTCAAGCACATCGATCGATCAAGCCTAGTTTTTTCAGCCAGATCCTAAGCAAGATCCAAAGCGAATCGAAACACGTCCCAACCTATCAAGAACAATCGAAACGGTTTGATCCGGCTTTCTTCAACACGGAACCGCCGGTCAAGATTCGCGGCTATTTCTTCTCGGAGAAATACTTCTCGCCATACGCCGATCAGATTCGGACTGAATTGACGCCTCCCATTCCACCGGACCAACCCGCTCGCGACATGGCGATTCGGCTGAAGGAATGCGTGTCGACTTCTCTGCATGTCCGCCGAGGCGACTATGTAACCAATGCAAACGCACGGCAGCGATTTTGGTGCTGCACCAGTGAATACTTCGAAGCCGCGATAGAGCGACTCCCCACAGACTCGACTGTATTTGTCTTCTCCGATGACATTGAATGGGCCAAGCAAAACATTCGTTCATCTCGGACGACCGTTTATGTCAACGATGAACTAAAGAAAGCCGGCTCTCCGGAAACGGGTTTGAGAGACTTGTGGCTGATGACCCACGCAAAGTCTCACATCATCGCAAATTCTTCATTCAGTTGGTGGGGTGCGTGGCTCGCAAACTCTGAAGCGAACTTGACGATAGCCCCTAAAAAGTGGTTTAACGACCCTGAGATTGATGACTCCGACATTGTCCCATCAAGTTGGCATCGAATTTAA